The proteins below are encoded in one region of Populus alba chromosome 2, ASM523922v2, whole genome shotgun sequence:
- the LOC118046853 gene encoding LOW QUALITY PROTEIN: dnaJ protein ERDJ3B-like (The sequence of the model RefSeq protein was modified relative to this genomic sequence to represent the inferred CDS: inserted 2 bases in 1 codon) encodes MANKLLFLLCVVALSHYALVAIAGKSYYEVLQVPKGASDVQIKRAYRKLALKYHPDKNQGNEEANLRFAEINNAYEVLSDSEKRNIYDRHGEEGLKQHMASGGRGGGGGMNFQDIFSQFFGGGQMEEEEKIVKGDDVIVELDATLEDLYMGGSLKVWREKNVIKPAPGKRRCNCRNEVYHKQIGPGMFQQMTEQVCEQCQNVKYEREGYFLTVDIEKGMQDGQEVVFYEDGEPIIDGEPGDLKFRIRTAPHDVFRREGNDLHATVTITLVQALVGFKKTIKHLDEHLVDISSKGITKPKEVRRFKGEGMPLHFSTKNGDLYITFEVLFPASLXEDQKTKIKEVLG; translated from the exons ATGGCCAACAAGCTCTTATTCTTATTATGCGTGGTGGCTCTATCACACTACGCTCTCGTAGCCATTGCAGG GAAGAGCTATTACGAAGTGTTGCAAGTGCCGAAAGGTGCGTCGGACGTACAGATCAAAAGAGCGTATAGAAAGCTAGCTTTGAAGTATCATCCTGATAAGAATCAGGGAAATGAAGAGGCTAATTTGCGATTTGCTGAGATTAACAATG CGTATGAGGTGTTATCGGATAGTGAGAAGAGGAATATATACGATAGGCATGGTGAAGAGGGACTTAAGCAGCATATGGCTAGTGGAGGcagaggtggaggaggaggaatgAATTTTCAAGACATTTTTAGCCA ATTTTTTGGTGGAGGTCAGatggaagaggaagagaaaatcGTGAAGGGTGATGATGTAATTGTAGAATTGGATGCAACACTGGAAGACCTGTACATGGGTGGGTCACTGAAG GTTTGGagggaaaaaaatgttataaagcCAGCCCCTGGCAAAAGACGCTGTAACTGCAGAAATGAAGTTTACCACAAGCAAATTGGTCCAGGAATGTTTCAACAGATGACAGAGCAG gtCTGTGAGCAATGCCAAAATGTCAAGTATGAAAGGGAGGGATATTTTCTTACAGTTGATATTGAGAAAGGGATGCAAGATGGACAA GAGGTGGTTTTTTATGAAGACGGTGAGCCTATAATTGATGGAGAGCCTGGAGATTTGAAG TTCCGAATTCGGACAGCACCCCATGATGTCTTCAGAAGAGAAGGCAATGACTTGCATGCTACTGTCACCATAACACTG GTTCAAGCGCTTGTTGGTTTCAAGAAGACCATTAAACATCTTGATGAACATTTGGTGGACATTAGCTCGAAG GGAATCACTAAACCCAAGGAAGTAAGAAGGTTCAAGGGGGAGGGAATGCCACTGCATTTTAGCACAAAGAACGGTGATCTTTACATCACGTTTGAGGTTCTTTTCCCCGCATCACT TGAAGACCAGAAGACAAAGATCAAGGAAGTTCTTGGCTAG
- the LOC118046851 gene encoding uncharacterized protein — protein MGRAPCCEKVGLKKGRWTAEEDEKLAKYIQANGEGSWRSLPKNAGLLRCGKSCRLRWINYLRADLKRGNISTEEEEIIVQLHACLGNRWSLIASYLPGRTDNEIKNYWNSHLSRRIHSFRRSASESLPLIMETAKGGVLTIGKGGRAGRFAVKKNKNSRTPKDVTRAPSIKKPLMENNTSNCHNSNIEVMQLLQTPAIEKETLSSAINDTVIWDPCEDDKEQMDLVMPSPYPETGRGMVGSSGEKATLVVSHSDEITSGNSMLCPSVGEIDNDSSGPFYQGIEKTLCFDEFTDKELLDPNGGSTLNEERQDGLVVHSEERENGVLSPNKTVYDSIDYLSSNGESGEWHSCSSISRSGFDDWIWDDVMGGHVQGGGDEIQEDNMLSWLWESDQVEWGGRSTGL, from the exons ATGGGAAGGGCACCTTGTTGTGAAAAAGTGGGCTTGAAGAAAGGGAGATGGACTGCAGAAGAGGATGAGAAATTGGCCAAGTATATTCAAGCTAATGGAGAAGGGTCTTGGAGGTCATTGCCCAAGAATGCAG GGTTACTGAGGTGTGGGAAGAGTTGCAGACTGAGATGGATTAACTATTTGAGAGCTGATCTGAAGAGAGGAAACATATCGACTGAGGAGGAAGAGATCATCGTGCAATTGCATGCTTGTTTGGGCAACCG ATGGTCTTTGATAGCCAGTTACTTACCAGGAAGAACAGACAATGAGATAAAGAACTACTGGAATTCTCATCTGAGCAGAAGAATCCACAGTTTTAGAAGGTCTGCAAGTGAAAGTCTACCATTGATCATGGAAACAGCCAAGGGGGGCGTGTTAACCATAGGAAAAGGAGGTCGAGCAGGTAGATTTGcagtaaagaaaaacaaaaatagccgCACTCCAAAAGACGTCACCAGGGCGCCGTCGATAAAGAAACCTCTCATGGAAAACAATACCAGTAATTGCCATAATTCAAACATTGAAGTCATGCAATTGCTGCAGACACCAGCAATAGAGAAAGAAACCTTGTCAAGTGCAATCAATGATACGGTAATTTGGGATCCATGTGAAGATGATAAGGAACAAATGGACCTCGTTATGCCAAGTCCCTATCCAGAAACTGGAAGAGGAATGGTGGGTTCAAGTGGGGAGAAAGCAACCCTGGTCGTAAGCCACAGTGACGAAATTACAAGTGGGAATTCAATGTTGTGCCCTAGTGTTGGCGAGATAGATAATGATAGCTCAGGGCCATTCTATCAAGGCATTGAGAAGACACTGTGTTTTGATGAGTTTACGGACAAGGAGTTGCTGGATCCAAATGGGGGTTCGACATTAAATGAGGAGCGACAAGATGGTCTCGTGGTTCATagtgaagagagagaaaatggggTCTTAAGTCCAAACAAAACAGTTTATGACTCCATTGATTATTTGAGCTCAAATGGAGAGAGTGGTGAGTGGCACTCGTGTTCTTCAATAAGTAGATCAGGTTTTGATGATTGGATCTGGGATGATGTGATGGGAGGACATGTCCAAGGAGGAGGAGATGAGATTCAAGAAGACAACATGCTATCTTGGTTGTGGGAGAGCGATCAGGTGGAGTGGGGAGGAAGAAGCACTGGACTATGA